A single Thermoanaerobacterium sp. RBIITD DNA region contains:
- a CDS encoding MazG-like family protein, translating into METKYKEISLPRLNNLKPSLESTALKLMEEAGELAQVIGKFRGLNGENVKMTNKDIAEKISEELLDVAQVAVSMMFVLEEQYSINIEEKLNEHIDKLKKKGYIK; encoded by the coding sequence ATGGAGACAAAGTATAAAGAGATAAGCTTACCACGACTAAATAATCTTAAACCGTCTCTTGAGTCTACTGCATTAAAGCTTATGGAAGAAGCTGGTGAATTAGCGCAAGTCATAGGCAAATTTAGAGGTTTAAACGGTGAAAATGTAAAAATGACCAATAAGGATATAGCCGAGAAAATCTCAGAGGAGCTTTTGGATGTTGCACAAGTGGCTGTATCTATGATGTTTGTGCTTGAAGAACAATACAGTATAAATATAGAAGAAAAGCTTAATGAGCATATTGATAAATTAAAGAAAAAAGGATACATAAAATAA
- a CDS encoding spore coat protein: MPQITSKELMYLDDVLSLQEHMAKCLSDCATRLQDQQLKALCQNLSSRCQNNFNSMVRNLG, translated from the coding sequence TTGCCACAAATAACAAGTAAAGAATTAATGTACCTTGATGATGTACTTTCACTTCAAGAACATATGGCAAAATGTTTGAGTGATTGTGCTACAAGGCTTCAAGACCAACAATTAAAGGCGCTATGTCAGAATCTGTCAAGCAGATGCCAAAACAATTTCAATTCAATGGTAAGAAATCTTGGTTAA
- the trxB gene encoding thioredoxin-disulfide reductase, which produces MYDLIILGGGPAGLAAGLYACRSKLDTAMIEKMYLGGQIVTTYEIENYPGYEDISGPDLINKMEAQTKRYGLQIYNEEVVGLDITGKVKKVNTGKKTYEAKSIILAMGATPKELGLEKEKKFRGSGVSYCATCDGAFYKDQVVAVIGGGDTAMEDANYLTKFAKKVYVIHRRDQLRASKTLQDRAFANSKIEFIWNTVVTDIQGEYGVEGLKLKNVKTNEENSLKVDGMFVAIGLSPNTEIIKGIVNTDEYGYILTDEDMRTNVPGVFAAGDIRKKTLRQVVTATADGAIAAYVAERYIDSMEE; this is translated from the coding sequence ATGTACGATTTAATTATTCTTGGTGGTGGTCCGGCAGGACTTGCGGCAGGACTTTATGCATGTCGGTCAAAGCTTGATACAGCTATGATCGAGAAGATGTATCTTGGAGGTCAGATAGTTACAACATATGAAATAGAAAACTATCCTGGCTATGAAGATATTAGCGGCCCAGACCTTATTAATAAGATGGAGGCACAGACAAAGAGATATGGCCTTCAAATATATAATGAAGAAGTTGTAGGGCTTGATATTACCGGAAAGGTAAAGAAAGTCAACACCGGTAAAAAAACATACGAGGCTAAGTCTATAATATTGGCAATGGGCGCAACGCCTAAGGAACTTGGACTTGAAAAAGAGAAGAAATTTAGAGGCTCTGGTGTTTCTTATTGTGCAACATGTGATGGAGCATTTTATAAGGACCAAGTCGTTGCTGTCATAGGCGGCGGTGATACGGCAATGGAAGACGCCAATTATTTGACGAAATTTGCAAAAAAGGTTTATGTTATCCATAGAAGAGATCAGTTAAGGGCATCTAAAACCCTTCAAGATAGAGCTTTTGCAAATTCCAAGATAGAATTTATATGGAATACTGTTGTAACAGACATACAAGGCGAATATGGCGTAGAAGGCTTGAAACTAAAAAATGTTAAGACAAATGAGGAAAATTCTTTAAAAGTAGATGGAATGTTTGTTGCAATAGGTTTAAGCCCAAATACTGAGATAATAAAAGGTATCGTAAATACAGATGAATATGGTTATATACTGACGGATGAAGATATGAGGACAAATGTACCGGGTGTTTTCGCTGCAGGAGATATAAGAAAGAAAACTTTAAGACAGGTCGTAACAGCTACAGCAGATGGAGCAATTGCTGCATATGTCGCAGAAAGATATATAGATAGTATGGAGGAATAA
- a CDS encoding spore coat protein, with protein MPNNMGMTDKDIMMGVLGDYKLAIVTLSHAAIEAANDNIKRDFINALNSTFEEQKQVWNAINQRGWYAVKPAQPQDIQEAKNKFRQPVGMM; from the coding sequence ATGCCAAATAATATGGGCATGACAGATAAAGATATTATGATGGGTGTGCTTGGAGATTACAAGCTTGCGATTGTAACTCTATCACATGCTGCAATTGAAGCTGCAAATGATAATATCAAAAGAGATTTTATAAATGCCTTAAATTCAACATTTGAGGAGCAAAAGCAAGTTTGGAATGCCATAAACCAAAGAGGCTGGTATGCAGTAAAACCAGCACAACCACAGGATATACAGGAAGCAAAAAACAAATTTAGGCAACCAGTAGGTATGATGTAA
- a CDS encoding LysM peptidoglycan-binding domain-containing protein gives MITLEFTYVVQSGDTLFLIAKRFNTSVDAIISRNNIVNPSLIYPGQILIIPVNGIYYTVIPGDSVYLIGQQFGVPYEPIIYVNNIVYPYTIYPGQVLFIPSAAEPVPPTPPTPPTPCPFYYVINPGDTLWDIANRFGVSLDALIRANYLVDPNLIYPGQTIIIPCPSTPSPMPGAPTPMPGTPMPSPGTPTPTPGTPFPMPPVTIPIPPTTGRMVYIVKPGDTIYTIATKFNTTVDAILKANPEIKDPSLIYPGQKIVIPVIKEDVKDVDMAKTQEDDINKDETKRKEDTSFENNKNNDTSNEK, from the coding sequence ATGATTACCTTAGAGTTTACGTATGTTGTACAATCTGGTGATACATTATTTTTAATTGCGAAAAGATTCAACACTTCCGTCGATGCTATCATATCAAGAAACAATATTGTAAATCCATCACTTATATACCCTGGCCAAATATTAATAATACCAGTAAATGGTATATACTACACGGTAATACCAGGTGACAGCGTTTATTTAATAGGGCAACAATTTGGCGTACCTTATGAACCAATAATTTATGTAAATAACATAGTATATCCTTATACAATATATCCGGGACAGGTTTTATTTATACCTAGTGCGGCAGAGCCGGTACCACCTACGCCGCCAACACCACCTACGCCATGTCCATTTTATTATGTCATAAATCCCGGTGATACACTATGGGACATAGCAAATAGATTTGGAGTTTCACTCGATGCTTTAATAAGAGCAAATTATTTGGTAGATCCAAACTTGATTTACCCTGGCCAAACAATCATTATACCATGCCCATCAACACCATCACCAATGCCAGGTGCTCCAACACCTATGCCAGGAACTCCTATGCCTTCACCGGGAACTCCTACACCTACGCCTGGTACACCATTTCCAATGCCACCTGTCACAATACCAATTCCACCGACAACTGGCAGGATGGTTTATATCGTTAAACCTGGTGATACCATCTACACAATTGCAACAAAATTTAACACAACTGTTGATGCTATCTTAAAAGCTAATCCAGAGATAAAAGACCCTTCATTAATTTATCCAGGTCAAAAAATTGTGATACCGGTTATAAAAGAAGATGTTAAAGATGTTGATATGGCAAAAACACAAGAAGATGATATAAACAAAGATGAAACAAAGAGAAAAGAAGATACATCTTTCGAAAATAACAAAAATAATGATACATCAAATGAAAAATAA
- a CDS encoding FAD-dependent thymidylate synthase, translated as MLMKKLTESEEKLLKRFVTNVYGSVYFIHSLPEFIIPPINSKVSRRDTSWRLNILESLTSGDLDINDFVTSSDFPMDVAIQKAKAFHEKWVEKFGHSSIAEQHLMHLCIEDVSRYLSGDIELMNKRPSFIEWSQRYQRPTRDKLIIPPELEDYPELKEKFIKVWNISFDTYEALVERLKDYLKKVVKRKENESEKAYNSKISKIAFEDARYALLLSTKTSFAVALNALDLQDIIRKLLAHETEEAKLLAENIINEAEKIAPSMMRHLSPSQYQMTVNKKLEDIAQSYEYSNETERDDVKLIDYTGKNSDMKPLDVLISHVLFSYTGKPIKVIEKAIKNLSKEEKMDIVNSAVSKINQYDHLIEPFRAIRYKFQIMVSEAGWHQLLRHRMINFNAFKPTIENGYTIPPNIENSGCTKLLENAIKASEDLYNELRKKTPRLCPYTVTNAHKRLIMMDTDLWAFDHFANLRCTPEAQWDIRSISYKMLDIIKEITPEFTGFLARRNQS; from the coding sequence AAACGGTTCGTGACAAATGTATATGGCTCTGTCTACTTTATACATTCACTACCGGAATTTATTATACCACCTATAAATTCTAAAGTAAGTAGAAGAGATACCAGTTGGAGGTTAAATATATTAGAATCCTTAACATCAGGCGACTTAGACATAAACGATTTTGTGACATCATCTGATTTTCCTATGGATGTAGCTATACAAAAAGCCAAAGCATTTCACGAAAAATGGGTAGAAAAATTCGGCCATTCCTCAATAGCTGAACAGCATTTGATGCACTTATGCATAGAAGATGTTTCAAGGTATCTTTCAGGCGATATCGAATTAATGAATAAAAGACCATCTTTTATTGAATGGAGTCAAAGGTATCAAAGGCCTACAAGGGATAAACTTATTATACCTCCTGAACTTGAAGATTATCCTGAGCTAAAAGAGAAATTCATAAAAGTGTGGAATATTTCATTTGATACATATGAGGCACTTGTAGAGAGACTGAAAGATTATCTTAAAAAAGTTGTTAAAAGAAAAGAAAACGAGAGTGAAAAGGCATATAATAGTAAAATAAGCAAGATTGCGTTTGAAGATGCAAGATACGCCCTTTTATTGTCGACAAAGACAAGCTTTGCAGTTGCCTTAAATGCTCTTGATCTACAAGATATTATAAGAAAGTTGCTTGCACACGAGACAGAAGAAGCTAAACTATTAGCCGAAAATATAATTAATGAGGCTGAAAAGATTGCACCGAGTATGATGAGGCATTTGAGCCCATCACAATATCAAATGACAGTGAACAAAAAACTTGAAGATATAGCACAAAGTTATGAATATAGCAATGAAACCGAAAGAGATGATGTTAAGCTTATTGATTATACAGGCAAAAATAGTGATATGAAGCCACTTGATGTATTGATAAGCCATGTCTTATTTTCTTATACAGGTAAGCCTATTAAAGTTATAGAAAAAGCTATAAAGAATTTATCAAAGGAAGAAAAAATGGATATTGTCAATAGCGCTGTATCTAAAATAAATCAGTATGACCATTTAATTGAACCCTTTAGAGCTATAAGGTATAAATTTCAGATTATGGTAAGTGAAGCTGGTTGGCATCAATTGCTAAGACATAGGATGATTAATTTTAATGCTTTTAAGCCAACTATAGAGAATGGATATACAATTCCACCAAATATAGAAAATTCGGGATGCACTAAACTTCTTGAAAATGCGATAAAAGCATCTGAAGACTTATACAATGAATTGCGCAAAAAAACACCGAGGTTATGCCCGTATACCGTTACGAATGCACATAAGAGGCTTATAATGATGGACACTGATTTATGGGCATTTGACCATTTTGCAAACTTAAGATGCACACCTGAAGCACAATGGGATATAAGAAGTATTTCATACAAAATGCTTGACATCATAAAAGAGATAACACCTGAATTTACGGGTTTTCTTGCCAGAAGAAATCAGTCATAA